A stretch of the Argentina anserina chromosome 6, drPotAnse1.1, whole genome shotgun sequence genome encodes the following:
- the LOC126797737 gene encoding uncharacterized protein LOC126797737, which yields MEGSGLGSSLFPELRPGMLGLEMPLHQTQNPQNPQNPHHQMHQPTQMVYSHHEADHNHHPQADPSVKHGYSYAAKAKPIILSDEDEPGFGADDSTGDNRRKISPWQRMKWTDTMVRLLIMAVFYIGDEGGSEGPDPTGKKKNGGGGLLQKKGKWKSVSRAMMEKGFYVSPQQCEDKFNDLNKRYKRVNDILGKGTACKVVENQGLLEKMELSSKKKEEVKKLLNSKHLFFREMCAYHNSCGHGTVGAAGTSNAHNPSLEMVTDPSEVPLQQRCFHVSENAHVVANSGRTETEGSKMLKAESGDEDEDYEDDESEDDDEEEGVVEGGPRGGQIGHGHEDGDENDHERAKRPRKGSCFSGSSMRMLMQQLTDEVTSVIQDVSKSPWEKKQWMKAKMIQLEEQQVSYQYQSFELEKQRLKWVKYSSKKERDMERAKLENEGRRLENERMILVVRQKELELLDIHHQQQQQNSSNKRSDPSSLTG from the coding sequence ATGGAAGGCAGTGGTCTAGGGAGTAGTTTGTTTCCAGAATTGAGGCCTGGAATGTTAGGCCTAGAAATGCCTTTGCACCAAACACAAAACCCTCAAAATCCTCAGAACCCACACCACCAGATGCACCAACCAACCCAAATGGTCTATTCTCACCATGAAGCTGATCACAATCACCACCCACAAGCTGATCCATCTGtcaaacatgggtactcatatgCCGCAAAGGCGAAACCAATCATTCTGAGTGATGAAGATGAACCTGGGTTTGGCGCTGACGACAGTACTGGAGATAACAGGAGGAAAATCTCACCATGGCAGAGAATGAAGTGGACTGACACCATGGTCAGGCTTCTAATCATGGCTGTGTTTTACATTGGGGATGAGGGTGGCTCTGAAGGCCCTGATCCAacagggaagaagaagaatggaggaggaggattaCTGCAGAAGAAAGGGAAATGGAAATCGGTGTCGAGGGCTATGATGGAGAAGGGCTTCTATGTGTCTCCACAGCAATGTGAGGACAAGTTCAATGACTTGAACAAGAGGTACAAGAGGGTGAATGATATACTTGGCAAGGGAACTGCCTGCAAGGTCGTGGAAAATCAAGGGTTGTTGGAGAAAATGGAGTTGTCGTCGAAAAAGAAGGAGGAAGTGAAGAAGCTGCTGAATTCTAAGCATTTGTTCTTCAGGGAAATGTGTGCTTATCATAACAGTTGCGGCCACGGCACTGTTGGTGCTGCTGGAACTAGCAATGCGCATAATCCATCCCTGGAAATGGTGACAGACCCATCGGAGGTTCCATTGCAGCAGAGGTGCTTTCATGTATCGGAAAATGCTCATGTGGTTGCCAATTCGGGCAGGACAGAGACTGAGGGGTCGAAAATGTTAAAAGCAGAGAGCGGTGATGAGGATGAGGACTACGAGGATGATGAGTCAGAGGACGACGATGAGGAGGAGGGGGTTGTGGAAGGCGGCCCGAGGGGGGGTCAAATTGGGCATGGACATGAAGATGGGGACGAGAATGATCATGAAAGGGCCAAGAGGCCAAGAAAAGGAAGCTGCTTCTCAGGGTCCTCGATGAGAATGTTGATGCAGCAATTGACTGATGAAGTAACCAGTGTGATCCAAGATGTGTCCAAGAGTCCATGGGAGAAGAAGCAGTGGATGAAAGCAAAAATGATACAATTGGAGGAGCAACAAGTGAGCTACCAATACCAATCATTCGAGCTCGAAAAGCAAAGGCTTAAATGGGTGAAGTATAGTAGCAAAAAGGAAAGGGACATGGAAAGAGCTAAGCTGGAGAATGAGGGAAGAAGGCTTGAGAACGAGAGAATGATATTGGTTGTTCGACAGAAGGAGCTAGAATTGCTTGATATCCATCACCAACAACAGCAACAAAATTCTTCAAACAAGAGAAGCGACCCTTCATCCCTCACTGGATAA
- the LOC126797766 gene encoding putative homeobox-leucine zipper protein ATHB-51 yields MDWTNTNARRQQQHHLVSRPEPSFGFLYNSNFDHIPHPGMEMKYSDTPQGSAPSSMERNSHHMMSYGCSSQEKKKRLSTDQLESLERSFQEEIKLDPDRKMKLSRDLGLQPRQIAVWFQNRRARWKAKQLERLYDALKQEYDAVSKEKQKLQDEVMKLKTVLREVARKQVSPGYTEISGEETVESTSVAATRSSNKAGGSSQHQIAEGTYLFNVEEYNPVSPPYWGGLPSYP; encoded by the exons ATGGATTGGACCAACACCAATGCGAGGCGACAGCAGCAGCACCACCTTGTATCTCGACCTGAACCTTCCTTTGGTTTCCTCTACAACTCTAACTTCGACCACATTCCTCATCCTG GAATGGAAATGAAGTACTCGGACACACCACAAGGATCAGCACCTTCTTCCATGGAGAGGAACAGTCATCACATGATGAGTTACGGCTGCAGCAgtcaagagaagaagaagcgaTTGTCAACCGATCAGTTAGAGTCACTGGAGAGGAGTTTTCAAGAGGAGATAAAGCTTGACCCTGATAGAAAGATGAAGCTGTCGAGAGATCTCGGCCTCCAGCCTCGGCAAATCGCTGTTTGGTTCCAAAACCGACGAGCAAGGTGGAAGGCTAAGCAGCTCGAACGCTTGTACGATGCCCTCAAACAAGAGTATGACGCCGTCTCTAAAGAGAAGCAAAAGCTGCAAGACGAG GTCATGAAGCTAAAGACTGTTCTGAGAGAAGTTGCTAGGAAGCAAGTTTCTCCGGGATATACTGAAATCTCCGGCGAAGAGACGGTGGAAAGCACTTCGGTAGCTGCCACTCGAAGCTCGAACAAGGCAGGAGGGTCGAGCCAGCATCAGATTGCAGAGGGCACCTATCTTTTCAATGTTGAGGAGTATAATCCTGTATCACCACCTTACTGGGGTGGCCTGCCTTCATATCCCTAG
- the LOC126797727 gene encoding pyruvate kinase 1, cytosolic, with product MHSNHLLLEEPIRMASILEPSKASYFPAMTKIVGTLGPKSRSIEVISACLKAGMSVARFDFSWGDPDHHQDTLDNLKVAVKSTKKLCAVMLDTVGPELQVVNRGERIIELKGDGLVILTPDQGQEPSSELLPINFDGLSKVVKKGDTVFIGQYLFTGSETTSAWLEVSEVKGEDVVCVVKNSATLAGSLFTLHISEVHIDLPTLSDKDKQVISSWGLQNKIDFLSLSYTRHAEDVRQAREFLSKLGDLSQTQIFAKIENVEGLTHFDEILQEADGIILSRGNLGIDLPPEKVFLFQKEALYKCNMAGKPAVVTRVVDSMTDNLRPTRAEATDVANAVLDGSDAILLGAETLRGLYPVDTISTIGKICSEAEKVFNQDLYFKRTVKYVGEPMTHLESIASSAVRAAIKVKASVIICFTSSGRAARLIAKYRPTMPVLSVVIPRLKTNQLKWSFTGAFEARQSLIVRGLYPMLADPRHPAETTSSTNESVLKVALDHGKASGVIKSHDRVVICQKIGDASVVKIIELED from the exons ATGCATTccaatcatcttcttctcgaGGAGCCGATTAGGATGGCTTCGATTCTCGAGCCCTCCAAGGCG AGCTATTTTCCTGCAATGACGAAGATTGTGGGGACGCTGGGGCCGAAATCGCGATCTATTGAGGTCATCTCGGCTTGCCTTAAAGCTGGAATGTCTG TGGCCCGATTCGATTTCTCGTGGGGTGACCCGGATCATCACCAGGATACTTTGGACAATCTCAAGGTGGCTGTTAAGAGCACTAAGAAGCTCTGCGCG GTTATGTTGGACACTGTGGGTCCAGAGTTGCAGGTTGTCAACAGAGGTGAGAGGATCATTGAGCTTAAGGGAGATGGTTTGGTTATCCTGACCCCTGATCAGGGACAAGAACCATCTTCGGAGCTTCTGCCCATCAATTTCGATGGACTGTCAAAG GTTGTGAAGAAGGGAGATACTGTTTTCATCGGTCAGTATCTATTCACTGGAAGTGAAACTACTTCTGCATGGTTGGAG GTTTCTGAAGTGAAAGGAGAAGATGTCGTTTGTGTAGTAAAGAATTCTGCAACATTGGCTGGTTCTTTGTTCACTCTGCATATCTCTGAAGTTCATATTGACTTGCCTACGCTCTCTGATAAAGATAAGCAG GTTATCAGTAGTTGGGGActtcaaaacaaaattgatTTCCTCTCGCTGTCATATACCCGACATGCGGAAGATGTTCGCCAA GCCCGTGAGTTCCTTTCTAAGTTGGGTGACCTCAGTCAGACACAAATTTTTGCCAAGATTGAAAATGTGGAG GGCTTAACCCATTTTGATGAGATTCTGCAAGAAGCTGATGGTATTATCCTATCTCGTGGAAATTTGGGCATTGACTTGCCTCCTGAGAAG GTGTTTTTGTTTCAAAAAGAAGCCCTTTACAAGTGTAATATGGCTGGAAAGCCAGCAGTTGTTACTCGTGTTGTAGACAGTATGACCGACAACTTGAGGCCAACTCGTGCAGAAGCAACTGATGTTGCCAATGCTGTTTTAGACG GAAGTGATGCAATTCTTTTAGGTGCTGAGACTCTGCGTGGGTTGTACCCTGTTGATACCATCTCTACAATTGGTAAAATATGCTCTGAG GCAGAGAAGGTCTTCAATCAGGACTTATATTTTAAGAGGACTGTCAAGTATGTTGGAGAGCCAATGACACACTTGGAATCTATTGCATCCTCTGCG GTTCGGGCAGCCATAAAGGTGAAGGCATCGGTTATTATTTGCTTTACTTCTTCAGGAAGGGCAGCAAG GTTGATTGCTAAGTACCGACCCACAATGCCAGTTCTTTCAGTCGTCATCCCTCGGCTCAAGACAAATCAACTGAAATGGAGCTTTACTGGAGCCTTTGAG GCAAGGCAATCACTCATAGTTAGGGGTCTGTACCCTATGCTTGCTGATCCTCGACACCCT GCGGAGACTACCAGTTCAACAAACGAGTCAGTTCTAAAGGTTGCTCTTGATCATGGTAAGGCATCAGGAGTTATAAAGTCGCATGACCGAGTAGTTATTTGCCAGAAAATCGGGGATGCCTCTGTTGTCAAGATTATTGAGCTCGAAGATTAG
- the LOC126797730 gene encoding uridylate kinase PUMPKIN, chloroplastic, translating into MASCDDDFSILGSNDSNPNHRNPHAPPATHRIPPPYAARFATRSNPQLVVTVSSGDKTNAAEDPDDGEEDYADAAAFNPFDSGTDQNDVASKRKDQSDELSDGAGGGGGGGGGSSYTVIRRSKSSAVSAGDYRKDREEWSDGAIACLLDAYMDKFTQLNRGNLRGRDWEEVAVVVSQRSERQSKSVEQCKNKVDNLKKRYKLERHRMTNSGNSPSHWPWFKRMEQIVGNSLPAKATSDDDRAVTSSGGTMKSKRNASAITSPAPLMNKQLKVSLKWRRVVFKISGAALAGTAANNIDPKLTMLIAREVAIACRSGVEVAIVIGGRNFFCGNTWVNETGLDRSVAYQTGMMTTVMNSILLQSAFEKMGIQTRVQSAFSLPELAEPYNRQRAIRHLEKGRVVIFAGIGAGTGNPLFTTDTAAALRASEIHAEAVLKGTNVDGVYDRTSQDNNFTFQHISFRDLVVRGEHNMDTMALTLCEDNRIPVVIFNLLETGNISKALRGEQVGTLIDQVESLS; encoded by the exons ATGGCCTCCTGTGACGACGACTTCTCAATCCTCGGCAGTAACGACTCAAACCCTAACCACCGCAACCCCCATGCGCCTCCCGCCACCCACCGCATTCCCCCTCCCTACGCCGCTCGCTTCGCCACCCGTTCCAACCCCCAGCTTGTCGTCACTGTCTCCAGCGGCGACAAGACCAACGCCGCCGAAGATCCGGACGACGGCGAGGAGGACTACGCTGACGCCGCCGCGTTCAACCCCTTCGACAGCGGCACGGATCAGAACGACGTCGCGTCGAAGCGGAAGGACCAGTCCGATGAGCTCAGCGATGGagccggcggcggcggcggaggaggaggaggaagctcTTACACCGTCATCCGGAGATCGAAATCCTCGGCGGTCTCCGCCGGAGATTACCGGAAGGATCGGGAGGAGTGGAGCGACGGCGCGATCGCTTGCCTTCTGGATGCGTACATGGACAAGTTCACGCAGCTGAATCGGGGAAATCTGAGAGGCCGAGATTGGGAGGAGGTCGCCGTCGTCGTGAGCCAGAGGTCGGAGAGACAAAGCAAGAGCGTCGAGCAGTGTAAGAATAAGGTTGACAATTTGAAGAAGAGGTACAAGCTTGAGAGGCACAGGATGACCAACTCTGGAAACTCGCCGAGTCATTGGCCTTGGTTCAAGAGAATGGAGCAGATCGTCGGCAATTCGTTGCCGGCAAAGGCGACCTCTGACGATGACAGAGCGGTTACTTCCTCCGGTGGCACTATGAAATCAAAGAG AAATGCGAGTGCGATTACTAGCCCTGCACCTCTGATGAATAAGCAGCTGAAAGTGAGTCTTAAATGGCGAAGAGTGGTGTTCAAAATCAGCGGCGCTGCTCTAGCTGGCACCGCTGCTAACAACATTGACCCCAAG CTGACAATGCTGATTGCGAGAGAAGTGGCAATAGCCTGCCGCAGTGGAGTGGAG GTGGCAATTGTTATTGGAGGTCGCAACTTCTTTTGCGGTAATACATGGGTTAATGAAACAGGTTTGGACAGAAGCGTTGCATACCAGACTGG CATGATGACAACTGTAATGAATTCAATACTGCTCCAGTCAGCATTTGAGAAAATGGGAATCCAGACTCGTGTTCAAAGTGCATTTTCTCTGCCAGAGCTTGCTGAACCATACAATAGGCAACGGGCCATCCGGCATCTTGAAAAAGGCAGGGTTGTAATATTTGCTGGAATTGGTGCAGGCACTGGAAATCCACTCTTTACAACTGACACAGCTGCAGCACTCAGAGCTTCTGAAA TCCATGCAGAAGCAGTACTCAAGGGTACCAATGTTGATGGTGTGTATGACCGCACTTCGCAAGACAATAACTTTACGTTCCAGCACATCTCTTTTAGGGATTTGGTTGTCAGAGGCGAGCACAACATGGACACAATGGCACTGACCTTATGCGAAGACAACAGGATTCCAG TTGTCATCTTTAATCTACTAGAGACTGGAAATATATCAAAAGCACTTCGTGGAGAACAAGTTGGTACCCTGATTGATCAGGTAGAAAGTCTGAGCTAA
- the LOC126797758 gene encoding F-box protein PP2-A15 codes for MGASLSNGSGPGPGLGDIPESCVACVFMYLTPPEICNLARLNRAFRGAASSDAVWESKLPTNYHDLLDLLPPEKYLSLSKKDIFALLSRPVPYDDGNKVLWIDRVTGRVCMSISAKAMAITGIEDRRYWNWIPTEESRFHVVAYLQQIWWFEVDGVVKFPFPADVYTLSFRLHIGRFAKRLGRRVCNFEHTHGWDIKPVRFELWTPDGQQASYECCLDQIEHDDAYGNHKRGCWVDYKVGEFVVTDADPVTEVRFSMKQIDCTHSKGGLCVDSVFIIPSNLKERKRKGILK; via the exons ATGGGGGCGTCGCTTTCCAACGGGTCGGGTCCGGGCCCGGGTCTGGGCGACATCCCCGAGAGCTGCGTCGCCTGCGTCTTCATGTACCTCACTCCGCCGGAGATTTGCAACCTCGCACGGCTCAACCGCGCCTTCCGCGGCGCCGCGTCGTCCGACGCCGTCTGGGAATCGAAGCTGCCCACTAATTACCATGATCTGCTCGATTTGCTCCCGCCGGAGAAGTACCTCAGCCTCTCCAAGAAGGACATCTTTGCCCTCCTCTCTCGCCCTGTGCCCTATGACGATGGCAATAAG GTGTTATGGATAGACAGGGTCACCGGAAGAGTTTGCATGTCGATTTCGGCCAAGGCGATGGCGATAACAGGGATTGAGGATCGGCGGTATTGGAATTGGATTCCTACTGAAGAATCAAG GTTTCATGTTGTAGCTTATTTACAACAAATATGGTGGTTTGAGGTGGATGGGGTTGTAAAGTTCCCTTTTCCTGCAGATGTCTACACCCTGTCTTTCAGGCTTCACATTGGAAGATTTGCAAAAAGGTTGGGACGGCGTGTTTGCAACTTTGAGCACACCCATGGTTGGGATATAAAGCCAGTTCGATTTGAGTTGTGGACTCCGGATGGTCAGCAAGCATCATATGAATGCTGCTTGGATCAAATTGAACATGATGATGCCTATGGCAATCATAAGCGTGGATGCTGGGTTGATTACAAGGTTGGTGAGTTTGTCGTCACTGATGCTGACCCCGTGACAGAAGTTAGATTTTCCATGAAACAGATTGATTGCACACATTCCAAAGGCGGGCTATGCGTCGATTCTGTTTTTATTATACCCAGTAATTTGAAAGAGCGGAAGAGAAAAGGGATTTTGAAGTAG